In Actinomycetes bacterium, the following proteins share a genomic window:
- a CDS encoding lysoplasmalogenase yields the protein MTSWAAIALGLAALAAVVDWWSVATDRQRVEYVAKPAVLIALIAAACTLEPASDVVRWWFVAGLAFGLIGDVLLMLDRFIPGAAAFLIGHVAYAAGLLTVPLQPGWLLAGTVLLIAILGVAGGRIVGAASEKSSTLGAIVGAYLIALGAVLVLGVGTAVPAAVAGVVLFSLSDALLAWGRFVGPAPGGRTLVHVTYHCAQGLLVVALLTL from the coding sequence ATGACCAGTTGGGCAGCGATCGCGTTGGGTTTGGCAGCGTTGGCGGCAGTAGTGGACTGGTGGTCGGTGGCCACTGATCGGCAGCGAGTGGAGTACGTCGCGAAACCGGCGGTGCTAATCGCGTTGATCGCGGCGGCCTGCACCCTAGAACCAGCCAGTGACGTGGTGCGGTGGTGGTTCGTAGCCGGGCTGGCGTTCGGCCTGATCGGTGATGTGTTGCTGATGCTGGACCGGTTCATCCCCGGAGCTGCGGCATTCCTGATCGGTCACGTGGCCTACGCCGCAGGTTTGCTCACCGTTCCGCTGCAGCCGGGCTGGCTGCTGGCCGGCACCGTGCTGCTGATCGCGATCTTGGGGGTTGCCGGTGGCCGGATCGTGGGTGCCGCCAGCGAGAAGTCGTCCACGTTGGGAGCGATCGTTGGCGCCTACCTGATTGCGCTGGGAGCAGTGCTGGTGCTGGGGGTGGGCACCGCCGTTCCCGCCGCAGTCGCTGGGGTAGTGCTGTTCTCGCTGTCGGATGCCCTGTTGGCGTGGGGTCGATTCGTGGGACCCGCGCCCGGCGGGCGCACGCTGGTACACGTCACGTATCACTGCGCGCAAGGGCTCTTAGTTGTCGCCCTGCTGACGCTTTAG